The following proteins are encoded in a genomic region of Atribacterota bacterium:
- the gltA gene encoding NADPH-dependent glutamate synthase, with the protein MPQRPPEERIRDFYEVPLGLSEWAAVEEAKRCLKCKTPQCVKGCPVEIDIPGFIELLAQGNFDEAIVKIKEKNNLPAICGRVCPQEDQCEVQCVLGKKGQPIAIGYLERFLADYEREKGVRSPSLPHSRNRKVAVIGSGPAGLTCAGDLAKMGYRVTIFEALHAPGGVLIYGIPEFRLPKAIVAQEVHYVQSLGVEIQLSRVIGKTYTLDDLRDAGYEAFFIGTGAGLPYFLEIPGENLNGVYSANEFLTRSNLMKAYLFPKFDTPVKIGRRVAVIGGGNVAMDSARTALRLGAEEVCLVYRRTKKEMPARVEEVERAEEEGVNCIILTNPVRFVGNENGWVTGIECIQMELGEPDESGRRRPVPVPGSEFVIPIDTVVVAIGQGPNPLFLESVPGLNLNRKGYIVADPETGATNLRGVFAGGDIVTGAATVISAMGAGKKAARAIERFLEAPDSFPQWR; encoded by the coding sequence ATGCCTCAGAGGCCGCCTGAGGAAAGGATTCGGGATTTCTACGAGGTTCCACTGGGGTTATCGGAGTGGGCTGCAGTCGAAGAGGCCAAACGGTGTCTCAAGTGCAAAACTCCTCAGTGTGTGAAGGGTTGTCCGGTGGAGATCGATATTCCTGGCTTTATCGAACTTCTTGCTCAGGGAAATTTTGATGAAGCCATTGTGAAAATCAAAGAGAAGAATAATCTTCCGGCTATCTGTGGTCGGGTATGTCCTCAGGAAGATCAGTGTGAAGTGCAGTGCGTACTGGGGAAAAAGGGTCAACCGATTGCCATTGGGTATTTAGAGCGGTTTCTGGCTGATTATGAACGGGAAAAGGGGGTTCGGTCCCCATCTCTCCCCCACTCGCGTAACCGGAAGGTAGCAGTGATTGGTTCGGGTCCGGCAGGCTTAACCTGTGCCGGGGATCTGGCCAAGATGGGATATCGGGTGACCATCTTTGAAGCACTCCATGCTCCAGGGGGCGTTTTGATTTATGGCATTCCAGAATTTCGCCTTCCTAAGGCCATTGTTGCTCAGGAGGTTCATTACGTCCAGTCCCTGGGAGTGGAAATCCAGCTGAGCCGGGTCATTGGGAAAACCTATACCTTGGATGATTTACGGGATGCGGGATATGAAGCCTTCTTTATCGGTACCGGCGCAGGCCTTCCATACTTTCTGGAAATTCCTGGAGAAAATTTGAATGGTGTTTATTCGGCGAATGAGTTTTTAACCCGTTCAAACCTCATGAAGGCTTATCTCTTCCCCAAATTCGATACACCGGTGAAAATCGGTCGGCGGGTGGCAGTAATTGGTGGTGGGAATGTGGCGATGGACTCGGCCCGGACTGCACTGCGCCTGGGAGCAGAAGAGGTGTGTCTGGTGTACCGGAGGACCAAGAAGGAGATGCCAGCCCGGGTAGAGGAAGTAGAGCGAGCCGAAGAAGAGGGAGTCAATTGCATCATCCTCACCAATCCGGTGCGCTTTGTGGGAAATGAAAATGGCTGGGTGACGGGGATTGAGTGTATTCAGATGGAGCTGGGAGAACCTGACGAGTCTGGGCGCCGACGTCCGGTTCCGGTTCCAGGTTCGGAATTTGTCATTCCCATTGATACCGTGGTGGTGGCAATTGGACAGGGTCCCAATCCGCTATTTCTGGAGAGTGTTCCTGGTTTGAACTTGAATCGTAAGGGGTACATCGTGGCAGATCCGGAAACCGGGGCCACAAACTTGCGGGGGGTTTTTGCTGGTGGTGACATTGTCACTGGTGCTGCTACGGTTATTTCGGCAATGGGAGCAGGAAAGAAGGCAGCACGAGCTATTGAACGATTCCTGGAAGCTCCTGATAGTTTTCCCCAATGGAGGTGA
- a CDS encoding sulfide/dihydroorotate dehydrogenase-like FAD/NAD-binding protein: MAKIIRKETLAPQIKLMVVDAPWVARKAKAGQFVVLRITEEGERIPLTIADFDPKAGTVIIIFQEVGKSTMLLGTLEEGDEILDFVGPLGREIEEKNFGHVVCVGGGVGIAPTYPKAKALKEKGNRITSIIGARTKTMLFWEEKMREVSDELFVTTDDGTYGEKGFVTQVLERILKNEKVDLVIAVGPVIMMKMVSVITKPHDVPTLVSLNPIMVDGTGMCGCCRVTVGGKCKFTCVDGPVFDGHKVNFDELLARQRIYLEEEQRALELWTVEKAKEEASRVV; encoded by the coding sequence GTGGCCAAAATCATACGCAAGGAAACCTTAGCTCCGCAGATTAAGCTCATGGTGGTGGATGCACCATGGGTGGCTCGTAAGGCCAAAGCGGGACAATTTGTGGTGCTCCGTATTACTGAAGAAGGTGAACGGATTCCTCTTACCATTGCTGATTTTGATCCAAAAGCGGGCACCGTCATCATTATTTTCCAGGAAGTAGGGAAGAGCACCATGCTTCTCGGGACGCTGGAAGAAGGGGATGAAATCCTTGATTTTGTCGGACCCCTGGGGAGAGAAATTGAAGAGAAAAATTTTGGACATGTGGTCTGCGTGGGAGGCGGTGTGGGAATCGCCCCCACTTATCCTAAGGCAAAGGCTCTTAAGGAGAAAGGGAATCGTATTACTTCCATCATTGGTGCGCGTACCAAAACCATGCTTTTCTGGGAAGAAAAAATGCGGGAAGTGAGTGATGAACTCTTCGTCACCACTGATGACGGAACGTACGGGGAGAAGGGTTTCGTCACCCAGGTTCTGGAACGGATTTTAAAAAACGAAAAGGTGGATCTTGTGATTGCCGTGGGTCCAGTCATCATGATGAAAATGGTGAGCGTCATTACGAAACCTCATGATGTACCCACTTTGGTAAGCCTTAACCCCATTATGGTTGATGGAACGGGAATGTGTGGGTGTTGTCGGGTGACGGTGGGGGGTAAGTGTAAGTTTACCTGCGTGGATGGACCGGTCTTTGATGGACATAAGGTGAATTTTGACGAGCTTTTGGCCCGCCAACGCATTTATCTAGAAGAGGAACAGAGGGCTTTGGAGTTGTGGACAGTAGAGAAAGCGAAGGAGGAAGCGTCTCGTGTCGTCTAA